One genomic segment of Drosophila melanogaster chromosome 3L includes these proteins:
- the Baldspot gene encoding baldspot, isoform A — protein MINMDISVTPNYSYIFDFENDFIHQRTRKWMLENWTWVFYYCGIYMLVIFGGQHFMQNRPRFQLRGPLIIWNTLLAMFSIMGAARTAPELIHVLRHYGLFHSVCVPSYIEQDRVCGFWTWLFVLSKLPELGDTIFIVLRKQPLIFLHWYHHITVLIYSWFSYTEYTSSARWFIVMNYCVHSVMYSYYALKAARFNPPRFISMIITSLQLAQMIIGCAINVWANGFLKTHGTSSCHISQRNINLSIAMYSSYFVLFARFFYKAYLAPGGHKSRRMAASLAAQNVVKQSSSPQQASESSKFIGAGEDQAAYLRKAKAQ, from the exons ATGATCAACATGGACATTAGCGTTACGCCCAATTACTCGTACATCTTCGACTTCGAGAACGATTTCATACACCAGCGGACGCGCAAATGGATGCTAGAGAACTGGACATGGGTGTTCTACTACTGCGGCATCTACATGCTGGTCATCTTCGGTGGTCAGCACTTTATGCAAAATCGGCCTAG aTTCCAATTGCGCGGCCCGCTGATCATATGGAACACCTTGCTGGCCATGTTCAGCATCATGGGTGCTGCCCGAACGGCGCCGGAGCTGATTCACGTGCTGCGTCACTACGGACTCTTCCACTCCGTCTGCGTGCCCAG CTACATCGAGCAAGATCGCGTGTGCGGCTTCTGGACCTGGCTCTTCGTGCTCAGCAAACTGCCGGAGCTGGGCGACACGATATTCATTGTGCTCCGCAAGCAGCCACTCATCTTTTTGCACTG GTATCACCACATCACCGTGCTGATCTACTCGTGGTTCAGCTATACGGAATATACCAGCTCTGCCCGCTGGTTCATCGTGATGAACTACTGCGTGCACTCGGTGATGTACAGCTACTATGCTCTGAAGGCGGCCCGCTTCAATCCGCCCAGGTTCATCTCGATGATCATCACGTCGCTGCAGCTGGCTCAGATGATCATCGGATGTGCGATCAACGTGTGGGCCAATGGCTTCCTGAAGACGCACGGCACCTCCTCCTGTCACATCTCGCAGCGCAACATCAATCTGTCGATCGCCATGTACTCCAGCTACTTTGTCCTGTTCGCGCGCTTCTTCTACAAGGCGTACCTGGCGCCCGGTGGTCACAAGAGCCGGCGCATGGCCGCCTCCCTGGCAGCCCAGAATGTGGTCAAGCAGTCGAGCAGCCCCCAGCAGGCCAGCGAGAGCTCCAAGTTCATCGGCGCTGGCGAGGATCAGGCAGCCTATCTGCGCAAGGCCAAGGCGCAGTAA
- the zetaCOP gene encoding coat protein (coatomer) zeta, isoform A, with translation MDGFMMDIIKGMCIMDNDGNRILAKYYDKNILSTLKEQKAFEKNLFNKTHRSNTEIIMLDGLTCVYKSNVDLFFYVMGNAYENELILLSVLNCLYDSISLILKKNVEKRLVLENLEIIMLAFDEICDGGIILDADPSSVVKRVDLRNDDIPIAEQTVAQVLQSAREQLKWSILK, from the exons ATGGACGGATTTATGATG GATATCATCAAGGGCATGTGCATCATGGACAACGATGGCAACCGCATCCTGGCCAAGTACTACGACAAGAACATCCTGTCCACGTTGAAGGAGCAGAAGGCCTTCGAAAAGAATCTGTTCAATAAGACGCACCGCTCCAACACGGAGATCATTATGCTGGACGGACTCACCTGCGTGTACAAGAGCAACGTGGACCTCTTCTTCTACGTGATGGGCAACGCCTACGAGAACGAGCTCATCCTGCTGTCCGTGCTCAACTGCCTCTACGATTCCATTAGCCTGATCCTCAAGAAGAACGTTGAGAAGCGCCTGGTGCTGGAAAACCTGGAGATCATCATGCTGGCATTTGACGAGATCTGCGACGGAGG CATTATTCTGGATGCGGATCCCTCGTCGGTGGTGAAACGCGTTGATCTGCGCAACGATGACATTCCCATTGCCGAACAGACCGTTGCCCAG GTTCTGCAATCGGCACGTGAACAACTCAAATGGTCCATTCTGAAGTGA
- the Galphaf gene encoding G protein alpha subunit f: MKLRLLRCLRQQPAKPAAVMTHKEDQYPVSLDHHVLKDMAKGVRDTTVKILLLGTAESGKTTIIKQMRILHINGFTDDERREKIPEIYQNIHESILQLVGQMGVLGIDFGSCTSERSADYILSLPGSAPEYMNEEYCDHVTTLWNDVGIRACYDRSNEFPLLDSAKYFLDNFVRISDAEYIPSTEDILHSRKITTGISQITFRVPIPKSMGGGEQQFQMYDVGGQRDQRNKWIQVFEGIQAVLFLISCSEFDQNLREDPSQNRLQEALKLFRAVWQNRFLASAGLIVFLNKYDIMERKIRAGKHIVDYFPEYEDFCKRPQQDNCFGESDWTKMFIKQKLVDITQEPFKRHSRNQVDLGTSERECYYHFTVATDTRCIRDVFCDVQKMILSENVSSMGLF; the protein is encoded by the exons ATGAAATTAAg ACTTTTGCGGTGTTTGCGCCAACAGCCGGCGAAACCAGCGGCGGTTATGACCCACAAGGAGGATCAGTACCCGGTATCACTTGACCACCACGTGCTCAAGGACATGGCCAAGGGCGTGAGGGACACCACCGTTAAGATCCTGCTACTAGGCACCGCCGAGTCGGGCAAGACGACCATCATCAAGCAAATGCGGATACTGCACATCAACGGATTTACAGACGA TGAACGGCGAGAGAAGATACCCGAGATATATCAGAACATCCACGAGTCCATCCTGCAATTGGTGGGTCAGATGGGAGTGCTGGGCATTGATTTCGGCAGCTGTACCAGCGAAAGATCGGCGGACTATATCCTCTCTCTGCCCGGATCGGCACCCGAATATATGAACGAG gaGTACTGCGACCACGTCACTACTTTGTGGAACGATGTGGGTATTCGCGCCTGCTATGATCGCTCAAATGAGTTTCCCCTGCTGGATAGTGCGAAATA CTTCCTGGACAACTTTGTGCGGATCAGCGATGCTGAATACATACCCAGCACCGAGGACATTCTGCACAGCCGTAAGATCACCACCGGCATCTCGCAAATCACCTTCCGCGTACCCATTCCCAAGAGCATGGGTGGTGGCGAACAGCAGTTCCAAATGTACGATGTGGGTGGCCAAAGGGATCAGCGGAATAAGTGGATTCAGGTATTCGAAGGCATACAGGCCGTATTGTTCCTGATCTCGTGCAGCGAGTTCGATCAGAATCTGCGCGAGGATCCCAGCCAGAATCGTTTGCAGGAGGCTCTGAAGTTGTTCAGAGCCGTGTGGCAGAATCGTTTCCTCGCCTCCGCCGGATTGATCGTGTTCCTCAACAAGTACGACATCATGGAGCGAAAGATTCGGGCCGGCAAGCACATTGTGGACTACTTTCCCGAATACGAGGACTTCTGCAAGAGGCCGCAGCAGGACAATTGCTTTGGCGAGAGTGACTGGACGAAGATGTTCATCAAACAGAAGCTGGTGGATATCACACAGGAGCCGTTCAAGCGACACTCACGGAATCAGGTGGATCTGGGTACCTCGGAAAGGGAGTGCTACTACCACTTCACCGTCGCCACGGATACGCGATGCATCCGTGATGTCTTCTGCGATGTCCAGAAGATGATCCTCTCGGAGAACGTGTCCAGCATGGGCCTATTCTAG
- the zetaCOP gene encoding coat protein (coatomer) zeta, isoform C — translation MCIMDNDGNRILAKYYDKNILSTLKEQKAFEKNLFNKTHRSNTEIIMLDGLTCVYKSNVDLFFYVMGNAYENELILLSVLNCLYDSISLILKKNVEKRLVLENLEIIMLAFDEICDGGIILDADPSSVVKRVDLRNDDIPIAEQTVAQVLQSAREQLKWSILK, via the exons ATGTGCATCATGGACAACGATGGCAACCGCATCCTGGCCAAGTACTACGACAAGAACATCCTGTCCACGTTGAAGGAGCAGAAGGCCTTCGAAAAGAATCTGTTCAATAAGACGCACCGCTCCAACACGGAGATCATTATGCTGGACGGACTCACCTGCGTGTACAAGAGCAACGTGGACCTCTTCTTCTACGTGATGGGCAACGCCTACGAGAACGAGCTCATCCTGCTGTCCGTGCTCAACTGCCTCTACGATTCCATTAGCCTGATCCTCAAGAAGAACGTTGAGAAGCGCCTGGTGCTGGAAAACCTGGAGATCATCATGCTGGCATTTGACGAGATCTGCGACGGAGG CATTATTCTGGATGCGGATCCCTCGTCGGTGGTGAAACGCGTTGATCTGCGCAACGATGACATTCCCATTGCCGAACAGACCGTTGCCCAG GTTCTGCAATCGGCACGTGAACAACTCAAATGGTCCATTCTGAAGTGA
- the zetaCOP gene encoding coat protein (coatomer) zeta, isoform B, whose amino-acid sequence MDGFMMDIIKGMCIMDNDGNRILAKYYDKNILSTLKEQKAFEKNLFNKTHRSNTEIIMLDGLTCVYKSNVDLFFYVMGNAYENELILLSVLNCLYDSISLILKKNVEKRLVLENLEIIMLAFDEICDGGIILDADPSSVVKRVDLRNDDIPIAEQTVAQVTNTLNGLFW is encoded by the exons ATGGACGGATTTATGATG GATATCATCAAGGGCATGTGCATCATGGACAACGATGGCAACCGCATCCTGGCCAAGTACTACGACAAGAACATCCTGTCCACGTTGAAGGAGCAGAAGGCCTTCGAAAAGAATCTGTTCAATAAGACGCACCGCTCCAACACGGAGATCATTATGCTGGACGGACTCACCTGCGTGTACAAGAGCAACGTGGACCTCTTCTTCTACGTGATGGGCAACGCCTACGAGAACGAGCTCATCCTGCTGTCCGTGCTCAACTGCCTCTACGATTCCATTAGCCTGATCCTCAAGAAGAACGTTGAGAAGCGCCTGGTGCTGGAAAACCTGGAGATCATCATGCTGGCATTTGACGAGATCTGCGACGGAGG CATTATTCTGGATGCGGATCCCTCGTCGGTGGTGAAACGCGTTGATCTGCGCAACGATGACATTCCCATTGCCGAACAGACCGTTGCCCAGGTAACTAACACCCTTAATGGTCTATTTTGGTAG